The window AGGATGAGCCTTCTTGAGCGATTTTCGTGTAACGCTCCCGTACCGCTGATAAAAGTTCCTCATTCGATTTTTGTTTCATTGAGCCGCTCCCGTAATCATTCGCTTCAGTTCATCCATCCCCGGCACTCGGCCGTATACCTTGACCACCCCATCCACCGCCAGGGCCGGGGTCATCATGACGCGGAATTTTTTAATCTCGTCGATGGTGTTGACCTTGACAATTTCGCACTCGACCCCCAGCTCT is drawn from bacterium and contains these coding sequences:
- a CDS encoding thioredoxin family protein — translated: MKKLQILGMGCPKCNKLEQMTRQAAEELGVECEIVKVNTIDEIKKFRVMMTPALAVDGVVKVYGRVPGMDELKRMITGAAQ